In Actinomycetes bacterium, the DNA window GTCGTTTCGGCCAGCACCAACGGTGATCCGGGTGCGGGAATACGCCGGGCCGGCCGCCACCACCGCTGCCGTCACCGTCGCCAACTGCTCCGGGGCCGGGCTATCGCGTCGCGCCAACTGCTCTTCCTGCTGGTCCAACCGCAGCAGCAGTTCCGCTTCCCGCCGCTGCGCGGCCGCCAGTTCCTGCTGTACCTGTTCTGGATTTTGCCGCTGGGCTGCCAGGTCGGGCACCGCACCCAGTGCGGAATCAGCCCAACTTTGCAGCGGTCCGCCGACCGCCATCCCCGCTTGCCGCAAATAGCCGGTGGCGCTGCCTTGTAAGTCCAACAACATCAGCGACACCGCAACTAGCCCCAAGACCAGCACTGTGACTGCGAGCGGACGTCGGCGTCGCCGGTGCACCGGGGCTGACTCCCGCTGAACTGGCGTGGCCTCGATACCGCCCCGTACCGCCACCGGTTACCGCCTCGGCCGGTTCATGAGTAGCGGTTCCAGGGCAGAAAACTCCTCCACACAACGGCCGGCACCTCGCACCACGCAGTACTGCGGATCGGGGGCGACGCGCACCGGCATCCGAGTTTCGTGGTGCAACCGCTCTGCCAAGCCCGCCAGTTGAGCACCGCCGCCGGTGAGCACGATGCCGCGATCCATCACATCACCAGCGAGTTCCGGTGGGGTGCGATCCAGGGTGGTGCGCACCGAATCGATGATGCCGGTCACCGGACCGTCGAGGGCGTCGCGGATGTCGCGAGCGCTGACCACGACGGTGCGGGGTAGGCCGCTGACGAGGTCTCGACCGCGAATCTCGGCGTCTGGTTCCTCCGGGATCGGGTAGGCCGACCCGACGCTGGTTTTAAGTCGCTCGGCGGTCCGCTCCCCCAGCAGCAACGAGTACTCCTTCTTGAAGTACTGGATGATGGCGTCGTCCATGGCGTCGCCACCGACACGGGCGGACAGGCTGACCACCACGCCACCGAGGGAGATGACGGCGACCTCGGTGGTGCCACCCCCGATATCGACGACCATGCTGCCCGCTGCCTCGTACACCGGCAGACCTGCCCCGATCGCGGCTGCCATCGGCTCTTCGATCAGGAACACTCGACGAGCGCCGGCGGAGTAGCCGGCGTCTTCTACCGCCCGACGTTCCACTCCGGTGATGCCGGAGGGCACACACACCACGATCCGTGGTTTCGCCAGCGCCCGGCGCGGCTGTGCGCGCTGAATGAAATGACGCAGCATGTCTTCGGTGGCTTCAAAGTCAGCGATCACGCCTTGGGACAACGGTCGAGTGACCTGCACTTCGCCGGGGGTCCGGCCCAGCATGTCCTTGGCCCGGGCGCCGACCGCAATCACCGCGCCGGAGGCGTCGTCGAGGGCCACCACGCTGGGCTCGTCGAGGGCGATGCCGCGTCCTTTGACGTAGACGAGCGTGTTGGCGGTGCCGAGATCGACCGCGAGATCGCGGCCCATGACGACATTCTCGAAGCCCATGGCTACCCCAAACATGTCCACCGTGGACATTTCCCAACGTGTGACGCGCCCCAACCCGAAGCGTCAGGCCGCCACTCTACTTCGCGATTCGCCGCAGCGGAAGGAGACTTCCGGACTTCCCGCGAACTTGCTGCCGGACCGTCCCGCTACAGGTTCGGGAAGAAGATCCCGATCTCGCGCGCTGCCGACTCCGGGCTGTCGGAACCGTGCGCCACGTTGAACTGCATTTCGGTGGCAAAATCACCTCGGATGGTGCCAGGGGCAGCGTCGGCGGGGTTCGTCGCACCCATCATGGTGCGCCACGACGAGATGGCCGCTGGCCCCTCGATGACTCCGGCCACCAACGGCCCGCTGGTGATGAACTCCACCAACTCACCGAAGAACGGCTTGTCGCGGTGCTCGGCGTAGTGCTCACCGGCGGTTTCGGCGTCGATGGTGCGCAGATCCAGCGCGACCAGGGTGAACCCTTTGCGCTCCAGCCGGGCCAGAACCTCCCCCACGAGGCCGCGGGTCACGCCATCAGGCTTGATCAGGATCAGGGTGCGCTCAGTCATGGTTCTCCTCAGTCACGGTGCCGGCATCGCTGGCATTGTTCGGCTCAGCCATTGTGCCGGTAGCGTCGGCTTGGGCTGCGGCCGCCTCTCGTTCTGCCTTGATCTGATCGACACGGCCACCTAGTCGTATGCCGGTGAAGTACAGCGCCGCGAAGATCAACGCCATGATCCCCAACATCGGCACCCACAGTCCCGAGATCAACGCCACTGCCTGCACCGACCAGCCCAGCCACAGCCCCGCCGGGGTGCGCATCAACGCCAGAGCCGCCAACGTCAGCACGCTGGCAATGGCGAAGATGGTCCAGGCGGTGTCGGCGGAGACATCGGAGACGTTAATGGCGACCGGGATCGCCAACGCCAACACGATCCATTCGAAGGCAAGAACTGCCGAACACAACACCCTCACGGCTGACCCTCCGCCCACACGGCCGCGTCGGCTGCGGTGACCACCGAGCCGCACGCCAGGACGGCACCAGCCCGCTCACGTGCCAACTGCTCCGCCGACGAGAGGGCTTGCTCCAGCTCCGGGATGATCACCACTCGATCCGAGCCGAAGATTTCGGTTGCCATTTCGCCCACCTGCTCCGCCGATGCCGATCGGGGGGAACTGTTGCGGGTGGCGACCAGCAGCGGGGCCACTGGTTCTAGCGCCTGCAACATTCCGCGGAGGTCCTTGTCGGCCATCGCCGCGAACACCACGGTGAGGTCGGTGAAAGTGTAGGAGTCCTGGAGAGCCGCCGCGAGAACGTGTGCCGCGGCCGGGTTGTGAGCGGAGTCCACCAAGATGGTGGGGTTGCGGTGCACGGCCTCCAGCCGACCTGGGCTGGTGACGCCGCCGAGGCTGGCTGCTACCTCCCCGGACAGTGGCAACCCCTCAACCAGTAACGCTTCGACCGCCGCCAACGCCACCGCCGCGTTCTCGGCCTGATGCTGACCAATCACCGGCAGGAAGATCTCCGGGTAGCGACCTTCGACACCAAACAGGTCCAAAACCTGACCACCGAGAGCGACCGCGCGCGAATCGATGCCGAAATCTTCGCCGAAGACCCGCATCTGGGCGCCTACTTCTTCACAGCGTTCCCGCACGACTGCCAACGCTTCCGGCTGCTGCGGGCCGACGACCGCGATCGCGCCAGGTTTGATGATCGCCGCTTTCTCCGCGGCGATAGCGGTGATGGTGTCCCCCAAGATGCCGACGTGGTCGAGGTCGATGGGGGTGATCACCGCGACTCGCCCGTCGGCCACGTTGGTGGCGTCCCAGCGACCGCCCAGTCCCACCTCCAATACCGCCACGTCCACTGGCGCGTCCGCGAAGGCCGCGAAGGCCACACAGGTCAACGCTTCAAAAAAAGTCAAAGGCGGTTGTCCCGCCTCTTCTTCTCGCTGGTCGATGATGTCCAGCAGCGGCCGGATTTCTTCATACGCAGCGACCAAGGCCGCTGCACTGATGTCTTCGTTGTCCAGACAGATCCGCTCGGTGACGGACCGCAAGTGTGGGCTGGTGAACCGGCCGGTGCGAATCCCGGCTGCGGTTAGTAACTGGTCAACCATGCGACTAGTCGAGGTTTTGCCATTAGTGCCGGCCACGTGCAGAACCTGCATCGTGCGTTGCGGGTCACCCATGAGTTCCAGCACGGCCGCGACTCGGTCCAAGGTGGGAACCGGGTCGGTTTCCGGTTGCCGGTCCAATAACTCGTCGAGGATGTCATCGAGTTCGGGTAACTCTGCTTGTTCCAGCACCTCCGAAGTCTATGCCACCGGCAGGTCAACGGCCGATTTGTACCTCCGCACCCGCCGCGGCATAGCCAGAGTTGGCAATCGGGATGCAATCAAGGGCCCGGTTGCAGCAGGATTCCGGTGTGATGCAGTACGTGGGCGCCATCGCCCACAACGTCTTCCACGTCGACCGGGCCCGGTTCCGCCGATGGTCGGCGCTGCGGCGTGCTGTCATGGTGATGGCCATCCTGATCACGGTCAGTGTGATCGCCAACCCGCAGCTGGGAAGTCTGGCCGCCTCGATGGGGCTGTTTGTGGGTTTACAAGACCGCGCTACTGACCCACCGGCTTTCACGGTGAAGATCATGGTGCTGGAAACGGCTGCCATCACCGTGGTGGTCGCGGCGGCTGCGGTGACGACTGGACCGGCCGTTCCGGCGGTACTGATCGTGTTGGCTGCCTATGCCGCAGGTGCGCTGGCTGGCCGGCAGCCGGCGTTGAGCCGGCTGTTCGCCGACATCGTGACCATGACGGCCTTTCTGGCATTAACCGAAAGTCAGGGGTACTTGGACTTGTGGGCAGTTCCAATCCTGCTGGCGGCTGGCCTTTCCCAGGCGTTGTTTACCTGGCTGGCTTCCCCCTGGCAGGCGGATCTGGTGGAACGTCGCCCGCTCGCTACCGCGATGCGGCGAGTAGCCGATCACTTGGCGGACGCCACCGAGCGCAGCAAATCCGGAACCGGACAGGCGGCGGAGAATGCGCTGGCGGAAGCAGACCGGGCGCTGCGGCGGTCGGACTTGGGCCGGGAACGCAGTTTTGAACTCCATGAATTACTGCTGCAAACGGAAGCGCTACGACAGGAAGCTTCCGCGATCCGGGCGCAAACTCTTTTCGCCACCGACTCTCCGCGGGGCAAGGGCCTTACCGAAGCGATCGACACCTCGGTCGCGCTGCTAGATGCGGTAGCGACGCTGCTGGAACGGACTGGGGCCAGCCCCCGGGTGCGGACCCAGGTGCAGCGGCAGTTGCGCGAGATCGCAGCGGAGCGAGAGCGAGCCGCACGCATGGTCGCCGATGACTCCTACTCACTCCTGGCTCGGTCGGTGGCGATGGAAGCCCGCGACATCGCCATCCATGTCGAGCGACTGACGCAAGCCCGACTGCAACGGACGCGAGAGGTGGAACCGGTCTTTACCGGCATGCGCGAACTGTTCCGACCGCATCGGTGGGACATCAAAAGCGGGATGCGACTCGCTTTTGCCGCTGTTGCTGGTCTGGCCATCGCGCAACTACTCGATCTGACCTACGGGTACTGGGTGGCGGCCACGGCGGTCGCCCTACTGCGTCCCGCACAAAGTGCCGTCAGTGCCGAAACCATTGCGCGAGCACTCGGTACTGCGGCTGCGGTTGCAGTGGTCGTTCCGATGGTGTTAATCGCTAACGACCGAACCACGATCGCTTTGGTCTTCGTCGCCCTGCTCACGATTTCGGTGTTCATCGTGGTGTCAGCCAATGCTGGCCTCTACGCAATGGCCATGGCGTCGTGGGTGGTGTTGACCAAGTCGCTGGCCGCTAGCGGTGGGCTCAGTGCCCAACAAGTCGTGCTGGATCGGTTCCTGGACACCTTGATCGGCTGTGCGCTGGTGATCGTGCTGGTGTTGCTCGTGCCGCTGGGATCCCCGAATAGCCTGCGACGGGAACTGCGCGACTACGCCGACGCAGTATCGGTATGGCTTAGTTCGTTGGCGGATCTCGTGGGCGGGCGATCCGCCGGTGCGGCGGCCGCGGCACGCCGGGCCCATCATCGGCTGCGGGACTACCGGGTTCCAGTGCAACATCACCTCCACGTTCTCGAACTCGATCCGCTGGGACCGGGGTTCGCTAAGACCGACGGGCAACGAATGTTCACACGGATTCACAGCGTTGAACGGGCTGCCGGTGCAGCAGCGACGCTGATGCGGGATGGCACTGACCACTCTCGTCGCGGCCAGCACTTGGCCGAGCAGGCCACCGCCGACATGCACACAACTGCGAAACTCCTGGCTGGTGGTACCGCCACGAATCCCAGCCAACTAGAGCCGTGGCATGAGGACCCCGACTCACCCAGCGGACCGCTAGGTGACCTGCTGTTGGTCGTGGCGCGGGAGTCTCGGGGCGCCGCCCTCACCGCAGCAGAACTGTCCAGCAAATATTCGCTGCCGAACTAGGCAGCGATAACTGACACCGGTTTGAGCCCCACCTCACTCGACACCGGGCACCATACGTTTCGCGGCGCTGCGGGCAGCGTGACATCCGGGCTAGGCCGGCAGCATAGAATCAGGCACTATGACCCACACCCTTTCTGACACTCAGGTCGCCATGCCCGATCGCCCCTCACTTGAAGGGCTAGAGGACAAGTGGGAAGCGAACTGGGAGCAGGAGCAGCTCTACCGGTTTGATCGCAGTCGCGACCGATCGCAGATCTACAGCATCGACACCCCGCCGCCGACGGTCAGCGGGTCGCTGCATGTGGGTCACGTGTTCTCCTACACGCACACCGACTGCATCGCGCGCTATCAGCGGATGCAAGGCAAAGCTGTGTTCTACCCGATGGGGTGGGACGACAACGGCCTGCCCACGGAGCGTCGAGTGCAGAACTACTTCGGTGTCCGCTGCGACCCGAGCCTGCCCTACGACCCGGACTTCAGTCCGCCGGAAAAGCCCGACCCGAAACGGCAACTTCCAATCAGTCGCCGCAACTTCGTGCACCTGTGTGAGCAACTCACCGAAGAGGACGAGAAGGAGTTCGAGGCACTGTGGCGTCATCTGGGCATCAGCGTGGACTGGACCCAGACCTACCAAACGATCGACCGCAACGCTCGACTCACCTCGCAGTTGGCCTTCCTGCGCAACCTGGAACGAGGCGAGGCTTACCAGAGTGAAGCACCCACGCTGTGGGATATCACCTTCCGCACCGCTGTCGCCCAGGCAGAGTTAGAGGATCGCGAACGACCCGGCGCCTACCATCGAGTTTCCTTCCACCGCCCCGACGGTGAGCCGGTGTTCATCGAAACCACTCGCCCCGAACTGTTAGCAGCATGCGTTGCGCTGGTCGCGCATCCCGACGATGAGCGTTACCAAGGGTTGTTCGGCAGCACTGTCACCACTCCAGTGTTCGGTGTGGAGGTGCCGGTGGTGGCGCATCCTTTGGCAGACCCGGAAAAGGGCTCCGGCATCGCCATGATCTGTACCTTCGGCGACACCACCGACGTGACCTGGTGGCGGGAACTCGACTTGGACACCCGGCCGATCATTGGCTGGGACGGTCGGGTCTCACGCGAAGTGCCAAGTTGGATCACTGGTGAGGCCGCACAAACCGCCTACGAGAAGTTGGCGGGGGCCACTGTGTTCACCGCCCAAAAGAACATGGTGGAGTTGCTGCAAGAAAGCGGCGACCTACATGGTGAACCGCGACCGATCACCCACCCGGTGAAGTTCTTCGAAAAGGGCGAACGGCCGCTGGAGATCGTGACCACCCGGCAGTGGTACCTGCGCAACGGCGGCCGCGACGACGAGCTGCGCGAGCAGTTGATCCAGCGTGGTCGCGACCTGAACTGGCATCCAAACAACATGCGGGTCCGCTACGAGAACTGGGTGTCCGGACTCAACGGTGACTGGCTGATTTCCCGGCAACGTTTCTTCGGTGTGCCGATCCCGGTGTGGTACCGCCTCGATGACAGTGGCAACCCCGACTACGACCATCCGATCGCCCCCACCCGAGCTGAACTCCCGGTTGATCCGTCATCGGATTGTCCGGCCGGTTTCACCGAAGAACAACGCGGTGAGCCGGGCGGCTTCATCGGCGACCCCGACGTGATGGACACCTGGGCAACCTCCTCGCTCACCCCGCAGATCGCCGGTGGCTGGGCCACCGACGAGGACCTGTGGCAGCGGGTGGCGCCGATGGATTTGCGGCCACAGGCCCACGAGATCATCCGCACTTGGCTGTTCTCCACGGTGGTGCGCTCCCACTTGGAGGACGACCGGCTGCCCTGGTCGGATGCCGCCATCTCCGGATGGATTCTGGATCCAGACCGTAAGAAGATGTCGAAGTCCAAAGGCAATGTAGTCACCCCGATGGGGTTGTTGGAGAAACATGGTTCTGACGCGGTGCGCTACTGGGCGGCCAGCGGCCGACCGGGCACCGACACCGCCTTCGATGAAGGCCAGATGAAGATTGGTCGCCGACTGGCGATCAAGCTTCTGAACGCGTCGCGGTTCGTGCTGTTGTCGGCACCCGAGCTGGTGGCGGCCGCTCCGACGCAGCCGCTGGATTTGGCGATGCTGGCTGGGCTGCGTGACGTCGTGGAACGCGCGACCGCTGAGTTGGACGGCTACAACTACACCAAGGCGCTAGAGGCCACTGAGACCTTCTTTTGGACATTCTGTGACGACTATCTGGAGTTGGTGAAGCAGCGGGCCGGTGACGATCAGGATCCCGCTGCCCGCGACTCCGCTCGCGCAGCGCTACGAGAAGCGCTGGCGGTGCTGCTGCGTCTGTTCGCCCCGTTCCTGCCGTTTGTGACCGAAGAGGTATGGAGTTGGTGGCAAACAGGTTCGATTCACGCCCAGTCGTGGCCGACACCGGCGGAATTGCCGGGTGCTGAGGCTGGCGACGCGCAAACCCTGACCGACGTCGGCGTCGTGCTGAGCGGGATTCGGAAAGCCAAGAGCGAAGCGAAGGTGGGGATGCGCACGCCAGTGCTGCTGGCCAGTGTCACCGGCCGGGAAGCGACCTTGGACCGAGTGCGTTCCGCCAGCGACGATCTAGCCGCTGCTGGCCGGGTGGCGGAACTGAAGTTAACCGCCAGCGAGGCAGAGTTGTCGGTGGAGCAGGTGGATCTAGATCTTGAGCCCTGAGCTGTTCCGGGACACCCCTTGATGAGCCGCTAACCCGGCGCAGAACCACTCGAACTGGGGTTTGTGGGCTGTCACGGGCTTTTCTGGCCTGCTGAATCAGGCGGCGGCGTGCGCCAAAGACCAAATTTGTTCAAGAATGTCGTAGCAGGCGCCGATCACTAGTGACACTATTTCAGTAGGCAGTGGATAGGAGTCGCCATGACTGAGTGGCAGCAAGGGACGCAGCAGCCCATGACCCCCGGAGCACAACCAGTTCCCGGTGCGCCCGTGGCCCAGCCGCAACCGGCCGCCTACCCGCAGCAGCCCGCCGCACAACCAGCCGCCTACCCGCAGCAACCTGCCACACAACCAGCCGCCTACCCGCAGCAACCCGCCGCCTACCCGCAGCAACCCGCCGCCTACCCGCAGCAGCCCGCCGCACAACCAGCCGCTGCCCAGCCCGAGCCTACGGTGGCTTACCCGGAACCCCCGGCCGGCTACTCACTGACTCTGCCCGCCGAGCAGGCGGCACCCGCGGACCTGCCCGAGCCACCCCCCGGCTACACATTGACCCCACCGGATGCACAGCCCAAGCCTGGCGCCGCTTCAGCCATTCCACTGGCACGCGACATCAACAGCGTGAGCGTAGCGATCATGCCGGGAGTTCCGCTGCCGGATTGGATTGATCGCGGCCAACTGGCCGAGATCCTGGCGCCAGCCCTCGACAACGCTCAGCAGTACCCGGTGGTTCATCCCGTTCCTGGCTTCCAGACCGCCGACGGTGGCGTCACTGCCGGCACTGGTCTGCCGCTGCCCAACCCGGCGCAGCGCAACGAGCACCCGATGGGTCCAGTGACCTGGGGCGCCCCTGCACCTGCTACACAGCCACAGCCGATGTCGGCCGCGGCCCCAGCAGCAGCCGTTGCTGCACCAGTTGGCCCACCCGCTGTGGAGCAGTTCGATTGGCTGTTGCAGCCAGAGAGTCCCAGCTACCAGCGGATCCCCGACTACGCGCCACCCCCCGGGATGCCCGCCGTACCGGTGCCTCCTGCGGGCTACTACCTGCCGGCCGCGACACCTGGCGCAGCCGTGGACTCACAGACCCCCATTACTGCACCTCCTGCGGGCTATTACCTGCCAACAGCAGCCGCTGCGGGCATGGGTGATTCCGAGGTCCCGGTACCGCCGCCGCCGGAAGGCTTCTACATCGCGGCTGAGGTGAATCCGAGTGTACCGATGGGTACTCCGATTCCGCCGCCACCGGAGGGCTACTACGTTCCCGACACCTACCCCGCTGGCGAGTTCGTCGGCGCTGGCTCTCGCTGATCCGATCTCGGATTCGTAACCACCCCCAGTAGGGCGATGTAGCCGAAAATACTGCGCCTACCGTGAGCGTTACTGGGTGCGGCCACGTGGCCATGGGGATTGGGTCCTGGGATTTCTACACCCCAGGGCTGGTTGCTTTCGGACTCGCCTGATCAGGCTGACAGCCGACTCACGCGGTAGCGCTCTCCCCCGAATCGGCATCGCGCTTGCGCCGCGGCGTAATCTCCCGCGGCTGAATCACCGGAGTCTCCCGCTCCAACACCGTCTTCTCGGTAATCACGACTTTGGCGATGTCCTTACGGCTGGGAACGTCGTACATGACGTGCAGCAGGATGTCTTCCAGGATGGAACGCAAACCGCGAGCACCCGTTCCTCGCTCGATTGCTAGGTCAGCAATGGCCTGCAGAGCATTGGTATCGAAGTCCAGTTCCACGCCGTCGAGTTCAAACAGTCGCTGGTACTGCTTGGTGAGTGCGTTGCGGGGCTCGGTGAGCACCTGAACCAACGCTTCTTGGTCCAGCGCGCTGACCGAGGTGGTAACCGGTATCCGTCCGATGAACTCGGGGATGAGCCCGAATCGCAACAGATCTTCTGGCATCACCTGACTGAAGACATCAGCCTCATTTGCCTCTTCTTCTTGCTCAGCCAACTGATGGTGGGTGAAACCGATCGGCTTGGAACCGATGCGGGACTCAATCACCTGATCCAGACCAGCAAAGGCGCCACCGACAATGAACAGAACATTGGTGGTGTCGATCTGAATGAACTCTTGGTGGGGGTGTTTGCGACCACCTTGCGGCGGAACCGAT includes these proteins:
- the valS gene encoding valine--tRNA ligase, with translation MPDRPSLEGLEDKWEANWEQEQLYRFDRSRDRSQIYSIDTPPPTVSGSLHVGHVFSYTHTDCIARYQRMQGKAVFYPMGWDDNGLPTERRVQNYFGVRCDPSLPYDPDFSPPEKPDPKRQLPISRRNFVHLCEQLTEEDEKEFEALWRHLGISVDWTQTYQTIDRNARLTSQLAFLRNLERGEAYQSEAPTLWDITFRTAVAQAELEDRERPGAYHRVSFHRPDGEPVFIETTRPELLAACVALVAHPDDERYQGLFGSTVTTPVFGVEVPVVAHPLADPEKGSGIAMICTFGDTTDVTWWRELDLDTRPIIGWDGRVSREVPSWITGEAAQTAYEKLAGATVFTAQKNMVELLQESGDLHGEPRPITHPVKFFEKGERPLEIVTTRQWYLRNGGRDDELREQLIQRGRDLNWHPNNMRVRYENWVSGLNGDWLISRQRFFGVPIPVWYRLDDSGNPDYDHPIAPTRAELPVDPSSDCPAGFTEEQRGEPGGFIGDPDVMDTWATSSLTPQIAGGWATDEDLWQRVAPMDLRPQAHEIIRTWLFSTVVRSHLEDDRLPWSDAAISGWILDPDRKKMSKSKGNVVTPMGLLEKHGSDAVRYWAASGRPGTDTAFDEGQMKIGRRLAIKLLNASRFVLLSAPELVAAAPTQPLDLAMLAGLRDVVERATAELDGYNYTKALEATETFFWTFCDDYLELVKQRAGDDQDPAARDSARAALREALAVLLRLFAPFLPFVTEEVWSWWQTGSIHAQSWPTPAELPGAEAGDAQTLTDVGVVLSGIRKAKSEAKVGMRTPVLLASVTGREATLDRVRSASDDLAAAGRVAELKLTASEAELSVEQVDLDLEP
- a CDS encoding dihydrofolate synthase, producing the protein MLEQAELPELDDILDELLDRQPETDPVPTLDRVAAVLELMGDPQRTMQVLHVAGTNGKTSTSRMVDQLLTAAGIRTGRFTSPHLRSVTERICLDNEDISAAALVAAYEEIRPLLDIIDQREEEAGQPPLTFFEALTCVAFAAFADAPVDVAVLEVGLGGRWDATNVADGRVAVITPIDLDHVGILGDTITAIAAEKAAIIKPGAIAVVGPQQPEALAVVRERCEEVGAQMRVFGEDFGIDSRAVALGGQVLDLFGVEGRYPEIFLPVIGQHQAENAAVALAAVEALLVEGLPLSGEVAASLGGVTSPGRLEAVHRNPTILVDSAHNPAAAHVLAAALQDSYTFTDLTVVFAAMADKDLRGMLQALEPVAPLLVATRNSSPRSASAEQVGEMATEIFGSDRVVIIPELEQALSSAEQLARERAGAVLACGSVVTAADAAVWAEGQP
- a CDS encoding FUSC family protein encodes the protein MMQYVGAIAHNVFHVDRARFRRWSALRRAVMVMAILITVSVIANPQLGSLAASMGLFVGLQDRATDPPAFTVKIMVLETAAITVVVAAAAVTTGPAVPAVLIVLAAYAAGALAGRQPALSRLFADIVTMTAFLALTESQGYLDLWAVPILLAAGLSQALFTWLASPWQADLVERRPLATAMRRVADHLADATERSKSGTGQAAENALAEADRALRRSDLGRERSFELHELLLQTEALRQEASAIRAQTLFATDSPRGKGLTEAIDTSVALLDAVATLLERTGASPRVRTQVQRQLREIAAERERAARMVADDSYSLLARSVAMEARDIAIHVERLTQARLQRTREVEPVFTGMRELFRPHRWDIKSGMRLAFAAVAGLAIAQLLDLTYGYWVAATAVALLRPAQSAVSAETIARALGTAAAVAVVVPMVLIANDRTTIALVFVALLTISVFIVVSANAGLYAMAMASWVVLTKSLAASGGLSAQQVVLDRFLDTLIGCALVIVLVLLVPLGSPNSLRRELRDYADAVSVWLSSLADLVGGRSAGAAAAARRAHHRLRDYRVPVQHHLHVLELDPLGPGFAKTDGQRMFTRIHSVERAAGAAATLMRDGTDHSRRGQHLAEQATADMHTTAKLLAGGTATNPSQLEPWHEDPDSPSGPLGDLLLVVARESRGAALTAAELSSKYSLPN
- a CDS encoding rod shape-determining protein MreC, with amino-acid sequence MAVRGGIEATPVQRESAPVHRRRRRPLAVTVLVLGLVAVSLMLLDLQGSATGYLRQAGMAVGGPLQSWADSALGAVPDLAAQRQNPEQVQQELAAAQRREAELLLRLDQQEEQLARRDSPAPEQLATVTAAVVAAGPAYSRTRITVGAGRNDGVVADTAVLSGGALVGRVTDVSRSTATVQLINDADSQVAVRVRDSRELALVSGATQGAELQLELFDPLVQIKPDQRLVTVGSPGGRPFPPGLAAGSVGTVTGEPGSLDRSITVTPAVDLTSLDEVNILLADGDGAQQIGEAQ
- a CDS encoding rod shape-determining protein is translated as MGFENVVMGRDLAVDLGTANTLVYVKGRGIALDEPSVVALDDASGAVIAVGARAKDMLGRTPGEVQVTRPLSQGVIADFEATEDMLRHFIQRAQPRRALAKPRIVVCVPSGITGVERRAVEDAGYSAGARRVFLIEEPMAAAIGAGLPVYEAAGSMVVDIGGGTTEVAVISLGGVVVSLSARVGGDAMDDAIIQYFKKEYSLLLGERTAERLKTSVGSAYPIPEEPDAEIRGRDLVSGLPRTVVVSARDIRDALDGPVTGIIDSVRTTLDRTPPELAGDVMDRGIVLTGGGAQLAGLAERLHHETRMPVRVAPDPQYCVVRGAGRCVEEFSALEPLLMNRPRR
- a CDS encoding DUF4233 domain-containing protein, with product MRVLCSAVLAFEWIVLALAIPVAINVSDVSADTAWTIFAIASVLTLAALALMRTPAGLWLGWSVQAVALISGLWVPMLGIMALIFAALYFTGIRLGGRVDQIKAEREAAAAQADATGTMAEPNNASDAGTVTEENHD
- the ndk gene encoding nucleoside-diphosphate kinase yields the protein MTERTLILIKPDGVTRGLVGEVLARLERKGFTLVALDLRTIDAETAGEHYAEHRDKPFFGELVEFITSGPLVAGVIEGPAAISSWRTMMGATNPADAAPGTIRGDFATEMQFNVAHGSDSPESAAREIGIFFPNL